The nucleotide sequence TTCTCCTAGTTACTCTATTTATTTCTTTTCTTTCCTGATCTTTAGCAAAATAAACGCTTTTCCTACATGTTTCACAACATAAATTACATGATGAATCATGTCCTATTGATAAAACTTTGGGATAATCTGACATTTTTTTATATAAAGATTGATTATTATCTACATTATTTTTTTTAATACCCACAAACAAAGGACACATCCTTTTATCACAAAAGCTGAACGTTTTATTTTCTGCAGACAAACACAGCACCTTATGAATATTAGACTTCCACAGATCATCAGCACTTTTATCAAATATATTATCCAAGTTCTGTTTTAAAAACGTTGTGCAACAACACCTAGTATTTCCTCTATAAAAAATCTCTAAATGATTTAGCATGGTATTACATACTAAATCATAATGTGACTCATCAAAAATGGTCCTCCGAAGCAACTGTGAAGGCATTCCAAGCCATTTCTGATAAGAAATAAAATCAATATTCTCTTTTAATCCATTATCAGTAAGTTCAGAAATTATTTCTTTATCTTTATCAATTGCGATTATAAAAAAATAGTCTTTGTAGTCTCCTATATCGCCTGGCTTTTTTACAGTAATACCATTAAAAAACTCCTGCCTCTTATATGTATCTACATACAAATCGACATTCAAGTTTTTAGTGTACTCATAGAATTCTTCAGATACTTTTCCTGTTCCCCAGATTGCTATCTTTTTATTTTTAGGAATTGTAATCTCATCTAATGAACAAAAAAAATCTTCTTCTTTAACATAATCTTTTTTATACTGCATTCCTAAATCGATTAATTTATCAATCTGGGGTTCCTTATTAAACCCACACACGATAATTTGGTCAAAATCTCTGTTGATAACTGCATCTTGAACAGTTTTTACGTCGTATGTCAGAAATTTATTTTCTTTATAGTTATCATCAATAAAGTAGAGTACGCTTAGCTCATCAAATATATATAAGAAATCTTTTGCGACTCTATTTGTTCCATAAATAACATACTTCATTCTATTTCCTCTTAACTGCACATAATAATTATTCCTAGCTTTCAAGGTATCAGAACATAGTATCAGCACGCTATGTATTCAAAATATTGGTCTAATAATGTTTTTATCATCAATCTTATTCTTTTTTAAAATTTCATATATTTCATCTGCATATTTACTACCAACAGAAATAATTATTCCATCATTAGATTTCAAATATATTTCATCTAATGTATAAGTAGCTTCATTTTGTTTATCTGAAACAATAACTCCTTCTATTTTCTTCCCCGTCAAATCAAAATAGTCTTTTAGACAATCTTTCATATTGCCATTACCATATAGAAAAACTCGACTATGTGTTTCAAAAAAGTGTTCTAGTTCAAAAAAACTATACGGTATTCCTCTGCCAATTAGTTGTTTATTCTTGTCTAATCTTTTTATGTGTTCATCGATATACTGAGTGTCATATTCCGATTCGTTCTTTATGTAATCCAAAGCTTTTATTGCATTTCCATAATTCGTAACTGTAAATGCCTTTTTCTTAATAAACGGCATTCTGCAATATTTCAAGCACTCATATGCATAGTCCATCCATGTATTTTTTGTCTCATCTTGATTAGGAATTGTCCCTTTAAGTTCGGTATATGTTGTATATGAATACTTTCTTTCTGAAAAAAAATCGGTTAAATAGACTTCAAAGTCACAGACAGTTTTATTAAAATCGTTTATACTTTTATAGCCTTTCCAAAAAGCCAGAAAATCTTCACTTCTTAAAATACTATTCCTAAATGTTATAAAATAACTTTGAATATGTTCTGGAATTGATGTGCCATCATACCATATTCCGTGCGATAATTTGGTCATTCCCCAAAAATCTACATTTTTAGTATCCATCAACTCAAAAACTTCATCCATTGGAAAGATTGGTCCATAGAAACTATCATTCATCAACGTTAATTCATACCAAGATTTCCAATTCTCATTTTTTAAGTAATTCAATATGGCATCTTTATAAGCACCACCATCATATCCATAATTGCTTCTGGTTACTATTTGGTCAGAAATACTCCTAAAAAAAAGAAATCCATCTTCATGGATTTCACCATTCACAATAATTACGATTTTTTTATAATATTTATTCAACTCTTTAAGCATGAAACGTACATAATTCTCTACATATCCTTGGAAATCATAAAATACATAAATTAGAAATCTATTCTTTGTTTGCATAAAGATAGCCTCATATAAATCACTTTGTGTTTCCTGATTTTTCTTCTCTTAGTAAAAAACGGTTCATAAACAAATAATCGTTATCATTAATATCTAAGTCTGATATATCTGGATATAAATTCATCTTCCAACACACATAAGGGAACGAAATCTGATCTCTATATGAGTATTTTATTATTTCTTCCTCCCATGCATTCATTAGTCTTATAACATTCTCATCATTATGATTTCTTACTATGCAACCCATTTCAAACAAACCAGCATCAAAAGGGTATCCCCCATTGTAGTAATGTGATATTTGTCGAACTAAGTCTTTTTTGACACCTTTATGTTCAGCAATACAACAGGCAGCCTCATCATATATACAGTTTCTCTCTGGATGTGGAAAACATAAAATTGGACTTTTCTTTATATATTTATTTATATATCTTCTTAAATCATCTCTTATTAGAAATTTCCCATCTACCCAAACACTTATTTCATATTCCTTAAAATATCTTTCAGGATGAATCTTAAATCTTTTTGATAGCATAATATTGTTAATATTGGGGTCTTCAATATATTCTATATTCCAAAAATCTGACTTTAAATTCCTATCATTCGAAAAACAAACATACGTAATCTTATCATCTCTATATAAAGGAATATTCAGCACATCATATCCACCTGTAATAGCAGTGTACACAACTAAAGAATCGCATTTAATACCATCTCCTCCGCATTTATTTTTTCCATATTGCAATACATATTTTTCTAATGAGTATTTCATCCGTTTAAACGCAAAATGATTCTTAATACACGTATCCTCGATTCCTCTCACATTAAGCTGTTTCCTGATCTCTAATTCAAACTGTGAACAAATTACATACAAATCAATATCTAACTCTGCAGCTTTATCGACCGATATTATTGGAATACCATCAATTGCACCTCCAACTTTATCAGAATTATTATCAATAAAACAGGCAATGTCACCAATATAACCATACTTCTTAATATAATCATTCAAAAAACTGATTCCTATACGTCCAGCACCAAACAGTCCTACTCTCATTTTTCCTACCGTCAGTATCTCATGCCTATTTAACTATTCACACAGAGAATACCATTTATTACCTCATGATTATAATCTTCATCCTCATCTATATTATTTGTTATTTCGTTACTAAGATAATTAAGCATACATATTGCAGATGCTAGATTACCATATGAACGGATATTAATAACATTTTTCGCCTTAAAGACTTCTCTTCCTATTTGAGTCAAACCTTCTTTAGAATAGAAAGAAATAAGACCTCTAATCTGGGGGTATGCTGGTCCCGAAACTGTAACTATGAGCACCCCAGATGGCTTTAACATATCCATAAACTGTCTCATTATTTTTAGTGGGTCTACAAAACTGCCTAACACTTGAGTTGCAATTATTAAGTCAAACTTTTTATCTAGTACTGTTTTAGTTAAATCAAACTGATATGTTATTGGATTATTGCGATTTAATCTACCCACTTTTGTAGCATACGAAACACTTCCACCTTTTTCGTTAATAATAAGATCCGCATAAACCACCCCACCATCAAATTCTAGTATCTCAGGATTTTCTTTAATATAAGGTATACATGACAGCACATAATTCTTAATAAACTTTCGATCCGCAGACTCCTCCATCCGAATATGTCTTGCACAAGGCGAATATTTTTGTATCGTTTGTATACTGCCATGTATCTTTTGAAATGCTTTATCTCTAATTTTTTTCATAGAATACTATTTCCTAATTAGTCTAACTATATCATATACTTGCTTGTTATTTTTTAGATATGCTCTAAGATTACAACTCTTAAAATTCTTTGATAGAAAGATCTTATCATCCCTCCATAAAACAGCTCCTTTATGTGGACTTACATCACTAACTTCCTTAGCAACATCATCTAAAAATGCAGCACTTTTCTTTACGTAGACTGACAACTCATCTTCATCGGCGTTAATAATATACCTATAAGCATATATTCCATTAATCATAATCTTTATAAAATCAGGAATGCTTTGCTTTTTTTCAATTATTTCTATCTCACTCAATCCAACCTTGTTAGCATTCATACAAATATCAATATTGGTAATTTTAATCTTTTCATCTATATTAATAACTGATTTAATGTCATATTTACGTATTGTATGAGTAATCTTTACATAGCATGGTTTACCAGCCTTTATGCCTCGTATTTTCATATCGATTAGGCATTCCTTTTCTGTAAGGCTATTAGTATCTCTAAAAAAAACAAGTCTACTAACTTCTGTAGCTTTATCTAATTCAATATTTATCTTTGGATTTTTGTCACAAGAAGAAGGATACCATACCGATCTATCAAACGGCATTATTTTCTCGGTTATTGCACTCGTATCTGCGATAACAAAATCATTAAGATATTTAGCGTTACCACTGCTTACTTTTATACTAGCCTTAAGCAAAATATTATTTGTTTCCCTTAGCCAAAACACCGCATCGGAATTCATCATGCTATAAAAAAAGCGCTTAGCATTTTGGGAGAAATGATATTTATTAATTGACCGATACAATTTATTTTTAAAAAAGAAATTTTCCTCTATGTCAACTGGAAACGCTATTCGATCTCTCCATAAAAAATATGGATTGCCTATCTCAAATCGCTTATCCCCTAGCTTCACTCTATGTGGCTTTTTTGTATTCTCAAGATGAGATTTATCATAATCAAGAATTCCATCCCACCCCAGAAAGTAAACAAAACCTTTATAAATTTCTGGATAATATAATTCTCTTTTTTTTAGAAGAATCCCCATAATTCTGTCAAAAACTAATGACGCAAATCTATGTTCTGGATGCCAATCAAGATCATTGCAAAAAATCACATCCGGAAGCAAAAAATCAATAATCTGCAACATATCATTCATATAATTATCCAACGTATATTTATGTTGAATTCCATTTACAATCATACACGACTCATTACCATAAGTAGTATCAAATCCTGCTTTAGACATTAACACTGCATCCTTAGGTGCATGATACATATGACCATATTCTGATTTATATTGGTCTCCATACCCCATAAATATTATGTTTTTTTTTGATATGCCATAAACGGATAAAGCCTTTATACTTTCTTTTTTTCTTACGTAAAAGTTATTTCCGCAATCACCGTTAGTAGTAAAAGCAACATATATTTTTTTTGTAACTTTTCTCAAACATCCTAATATTGTTCCGCATAAAAATAATTCATCATCTTGATGGGGCACAATAATCAAAACAGATTTTTCACGAAAGTGATTCCAAATACTATTCTTTAATAATTCCATCAGCAGTAAGTTTTCCTTCCCACACATTACACGCCTTTGCTATTATACTAATTACATAATATGAAGAATCCATAATAAGTCTCCTTAAAACTGGATCATTATTGTACTCATAACAAAACTGATTAAAATATAGCTCATGTTCTAGATAATGTATTGATCCAGCATATAATAGTTTCTTATAAGTTGCATATTCTCTTCCTATTGCAAAATGTAGGCCATGCAACGGTCTAAAAGCATTTAAAGAAATTTCATATGATGAATCCGGAATTCCTGTTTTTGATAAAAAATTCAGAACCCAAAGGCATCTCTCGTCATCTCGGAAAAACAATTTATCTATTACTTCTATTCTTCTTCCTTTTAAGTATTTTAAAATAAGAGTTCGCACCAAATTAACTTTCTTATAATACTCACGTTTTTTTATAAAATGTAGTCCAGTAAGTCGAAATAGATGTGTGACGGATAAATTATCCCTATCCGAAAAATAATCCTTAATTCTTAGTCTAAGGGCATTACTGTAACACCTTCCCGTTCTAGACATATCGGAAATATGTTGTTTTAACAGAGCTGTTTTTTCTCTTTGAATGAAAATATCAATATCTCCCCAATAAACATAATCATAACCATCAAATCTTTCTTCTTCACAAAGCCATCTAAAGCAACGTTTTTCAATGTCACTCTTTAGACCATATCTATTTGTAAAATCAATGTTCTCAATAAACTCTGCTTTTTGATAGAGATTATAACTCCCAAGTAGCTTTCTTATGCCAATTGACATTTTCTTATCAACAAATACTTTGATATCGTAATCAGGGTAACTATTGTTTATTGAATAAATATACAGAGGAATCCAACATTGGTATTTTCTTCCGTAAACACACACTGCAATACATAATTTATTACTCATGGAACTTATACCCAACCCCATATACAATATCCTCCAAAGATATAATAGGGCACTGGCATTTGCCTAGTAATTCGCCTTCAATTTCATCAAAATAATTAACAACAGATATTATTACTGCATCGCATAAAGGGATATTATCTATACTAACTGTAGGGACATCCGCAAAAATATTTTTATAATTTTTATCTACTATGCAAATTACTTCAACTCTACTTCCTTCTAATTCCTTCATTAAGGTCTGTCCTAATATTCCATATCCATATATTGCCACTTTTGAAATATCATTACTGATTAACCAGTCACAAAGGCTAATATTATTTAGCCGCAAAATAATCCAGTCCTTAAGTATCTCATTGTTTACCAACAATTTTTCTACATTACCATCTTTTTCCTTTAACTCTTTTTTTAAATCATTCGTCTCTTTGTTTTTTATTGCTAATAATAATATCAATGTAAATAAAACTGCTATCAATAACCATTCCACTATAATTCTCCATTCAACCATCAATTATTATGCCACTTTTATATCTGACCTACAGACACGCCTTAGTGTCTAATTGGCTCCTTGTTTCTCCACTTTCTTCTCTTAGTTTCCATTGTGACGGGATATTGTATAGAATCTTTGCTGAACTAGATCTCAATATAGAAACGATTATTTTAATTAGTTAAATGTTTTAAATAGTCATTGAAACCTATGAAATCGCTTTCATTGCATATTATGTTATTATTGAGTATTACCTTACATAGACTATCCCTCAAAGAACGGCAATCCAATAAATCTTTTCTTACAACTTTATCCTCCTCAAAGAATAGTAATTCGCTAGATGAATTATTAAAATATAACCTTTTACCATCCCAAATCATGTCACCTGTACAAAACATATAGACATACTCTTCTTTATTATTTTTTTTAGCTATATACACTTCGCTGCTTTCAAGTGCTTCATTTAAAAAAATCAATTTATTCTCACGAAGGAAATCAACCATTAAGTAGTTCTCAAAACTATATAAGTAAACATCTTCTAAGAAACTATCTTTTACTTTATTACATTTACTATCTTTTATAATAAATAATCCATTCTCTTTATCATATGCGTATATTTCATCATTTAATAATGCTATAGATTCGAAACATGTTTTATCTCCACATTTCACAATCTGCGCATCATTACTTTCAATTGAATATACAATAATATCATTATTAGGTTTAACCAGCATGTAAATCTTGTCACCGTCTATTGAAAAATCTCCTATATATGAATCTTGGGTATAATTCGGCAACATATCTTTCCAATTAAAGGCATGTCTAATTGAAAAATCTTCAAGCAAAAATGAGATGTTTTCATACTGTGACGGAATCAAGACAATTTCATTCTTAAGTATTGTTGCCCACTTATAATAACCATAAAGATAATTATCATCCCCTACTTTTATATATTTACAATTTAGATTATTAACGTCCATAATTACAATATTCTTATATTGATTTGGAATTAAAACTATAGAATCATTATATTTAATTATTCTAATATATCCATATTCATTAATTGATAAATCACTATTAATTGGCATCTCGGCAAAAAAACTTATTTTTCTTTTTTTTAGGTCATAATTAATAATTGAATTGAATTTTGAATGAATCATCCACACAATATCATCGCTAACGAATAAGCTCGACGTTATGACCATATCCTGCATTTCCATATTATAATTACTTCCTCCTAGATTTTCTAAAGCATAAACTTCTTCTATTTATATTGATTCGTCATCACGTAAAATAACATCTGTATCTATAATTCATTCAAAGCATTTTACTCACAATATCAAAGACCTTTTCTGCTACCATTTCATTACCTTTTGTTGTCAAATGAACACTATCAAAAAACAAATCATCAGCTTTATATCTGTTAAATATGTTTGAAAAATCATAAATAAATGGTATTTCTTTTACTTTTAGGCTCGCTTTCTTTATAAAATCCATCCTTGCCGTAAAAGACACAACTTCCTTTCCATCTAATTCAACTGTATACGCATTGGACAAATAATAATCATTTAATATTTTATTAATTTTACTTGTACCTGCCGAGTTTTCCATAAGACATGGCTGAAGTATGCCAAAAAATTCAACACCAAAAGCCTTTGAGACTGCATTCATCTTTATCTCGTTATCAATCCAATTATCAACTCTATTAATCAAGAACTTTTCTCCACTATAACATCCTTTTGTTTCATATAATCTATCTATCGAAGGTTTATGTTTACTTATTTCTCTATATAGCTGCAATTGATAATTATCTGCGTCATAGGCCTTAGTTATTGCATCATTGACTCCGCTGTAGCTAATTATTATGTTTGGCCTTCTTGGTATTATATCCCTACATATTCTTATCAATTCTTGAAAAGAAACATAACCACTTACACCACAAGCAATTATCTCAGCATTTACACCCTTGTTTCTGAATAACTTGAGCAAATGTTCTGGCCAACTAATTTCATTATATAAAATGACATCAGATGTAGACCCCCCCACTACACCTATGACTATATCAGGACAATTACAATTATTATTTAATACTTCAATTCCAAAGTAGTTATTATTTGCATGAGAATGACCATTATGAATGTCAAACGTATTATAATAATCAATCTGCATATTATGCTCTATTAGCGATGTTATGTTATATCGACTCCATCCAATTTCACTAACAAAATTCAACGCTTCATCAGCTTGACTTTTTGTACCAAGAAAAATAATTACATTTTTTTCTTTATCAAAATAGCTCAGATCATATTTATTTATAAAATGGACATTTTCTACAATGCCTTCAACGCCTTCGATACTTATAGCTGAATGTGTTTCTACACCTATGAGTTTCATATATGCACTAAGTTCACAAATGGATTTATAATTCCCCCATAATACGATTTTTTTTGAATCAATTTCACTTATAATCCAAATTAAATCAAGAGCAGCAAGGCTTATGGAATCAAACCCTGGTGTACCATTAATTAAATCAATTCGGGGATCACCTGAACATTCATATATTGTCACATCAGGATTTTTTTCTTTGATTATATTTGTAATATTATCCCTATCATACGATGTAGAAATTAGAAAATTGAGTGCCTTATTCTTATTCCTTATGAATACTGTTTCTAAATCTGTTACTTCTATATCCCCCAAAAATTCACCAATTTTCCTTGAGTCACTATCCACCAACCCCAGTACTTTCAATCCACATTTCAAAAACATCTTCACAAGTATGTTTCCTCGGTTGCCAGCGCCATAAATTACAACTTCTGGCACTTCAAAGCACCACAAGGTTTCCAGTCTATCTCCAATTATTTTCTTTACAACATCTCCCTCTTCTTTTTTTGTATATAAAACTAAATCATTATCATAATCCTTTATTGTTTCTACACCAAGTACTTCGACCCCACATATAGTATTACCAAGATATATCTTTTCAGACTCCCTAGCGATAAACCCAGCAACCAACAATCCATTTCTTATATAATCAGCCATAATGATTCTTGCAATTTCATCAAAACCATATATATATATATTCTTCTCCTTACATAATCTTATAATATTTAAGGAATCTAGCTTTTTAGTCATAGCTTTTCACCTATTAACACTCATAACGTTGTTTGACTGAATAAAAAAACTTCCGAAACAATTATTGGTATTTGAGCAGATATTAACATAGTCTTTCAACAAATTTTTCTCATCAATTACAGCTCTGGATAATACTAAAACACATAAATGTATTCAGGTATAGAAAAATCATCTAATTCTATTCTCTCTTTCGACCCTTTCAAAACTAATTCTTGTTCCTTTTTTTTTAATGTCGCTACAGTCAATGGTAAAATTACATCTTCGCATCCGACTAAAACTTCTTTAAAAATATTCTTTAACTCCGGAACCGTATGAAAGTCATGCTCAGTTATGTCTCCACTGCTATCGCACTTACTCCAGAAACATTCACTCTTAATACCATGCATCTCTATTCTGCTCTCGCTATTAGCAGCCCATTCCTTAATCAGACCTTTCTCTTTTTCAGTCGAGCTCATATTCTGCCCTCCAATCTTTATCTTCACAAAATTCCGGCTGTTCTTCCTTATGTAATATATAATCCTCAATTACCAGAACATCCATATCCGTTCTCATGAAGCACTTATACGCATCTTCAGGTGTGCATACTATCGGCTCACCACGTACATTAAAAGATGTATTTACCAAAACTCCACACCCAGTCATTTCATTGAACTTCTCCATGATAAGATGTAAATCTGGATTTCTTTTATTATCCACAGTTTGTACTCTTGCGCTGTAATCCACATGAGTTATTGCAGGAACATCTGATCTTGGAACTGACACCGACTTAAGCATGTCATTATCAAAACGTTCCAGCTCCTCATCAATGTCAAAAGGCAACCGTCTTTTTTCGCTTACATTCCCTACTTTTAGCATATAAGGACTATCACATGGCAAATCGAAATAGTCATCTCTCCGCTCATCTAATACAATTGGTGCAAATGGTCTAAATGATTCACGATACTTAATTTTTAAATTAAGCTTTGACTGCATTTCTTCTGAACGGCTATCTGCAATTATACTTCTATCACCTAATGCTCTTGGTCCAAACTCCAACCTTCCCATCATTAAGCCACATATTTTCCCTTGAGTAAGAAACTCTGCAATTTTTTCAGCCCAGACTTCTTTATCTTCTATTTTTTTGTATTTGGCACCATAGCGCTTTAGTGTATTCTCTATTTCTATATTGTCATACTTCGGCCCTAACAAGCTTCCGTTCATTCCATCAGGTAACACTACTTCTCTATCATTTTTAAAAAAGTCATAATACGCATATAATGCACACCCCAAAGCACCACCTGCATCATCTGAAGCAGGCTGAATCCACACATTATAGAAGATTTTTTCTTTTGTCAGCTTTCCGTTAGCAACACAGTTAAGTGCTACGCCCCCAGCTAAAACCAGGTTATTAATGTTCTGTCCGTATTTTTCTTTAGCATGCTTGGCAATCCCAATAATCATCTCTTCTGTAATTTTCTGAACAGAAGCAGCTATATCCATTTCGCGTTTTGTTATCCTACTTTCAGATTTTCTCCTTGTACCACCAAACAACTCCTCAAATTTGCTCTCATTTATCATTGTAGTACCACGATAAAAATCGAAATAATCCAGATTCAGGCAAAAAGACCCATCCGGCATGATACTAATTACATTTTCTTTAATTTTGTCATAATATATTGGTTTTCCATATGGAGCCAGTCCCATGAATTTATATTCACCAGAATTCACTTTGAAACCGCAGAAATAAGTAAAAGCGCTATAGAACATTCCAATTGAATGAGGATACTTTATCTCTTCTAATAATTTCACTTCATTACCATGTCCTATGCCAATGGCTGTTGTAGTCCATTCTCCAACACCATCTATTGTAAGAATTACAGCATCTTCGAACGGTGATGGGTAAAATGCTGATGCAGCATGAGAAATATGATGTTTTGTCACTAAAAGCTTCCCATGTTTTCCCAATGAACCAAGAACATCCTTAAGTTTTTCATGAATCCACAGTTTCCATGAAAATATCATGTCAAAAGAGTTATTAAGTAGACTATCACACTCTTCTCCAAGGAAGGCAAGATTATCCATAAACCTGTCTGTCATAATAAGTGGATTATCATAGTAAACTACCGCATCAAGTTCCTCAGCTTTTATGCCAGCCTCT is from Lachnospiraceae bacterium C1.1 and encodes:
- a CDS encoding radical SAM protein — encoded protein: MKYVIYGTNRVAKDFLYIFDELSVLYFIDDNYKENKFLTYDVKTVQDAVINRDFDQIIVCGFNKEPQIDKLIDLGMQYKKDYVKEEDFFCSLDEITIPKNKKIAIWGTGKVSEEFYEYTKNLNVDLYVDTYKRQEFFNGITVKKPGDIGDYKDYFFIIAIDKDKEIISELTDNGLKENIDFISYQKWLGMPSQLLRRTIFDESHYDLVCNTMLNHLEIFYRGNTRCCCTTFLKQNLDNIFDKSADDLWKSNIHKVLCLSAENKTFSFCDKRMCPLFVGIKKNNVDNNQSLYKKMSDYPKVLSIGHDSSCNLCCETCRKSVYFAKDQERKEINRVTRRIIKDYLEKCDFLILAGDGEVFASPDYKMIYTSQKCNPKYIRLLSNGTLLNEENWSLFKQDKNSKIMLTVSIDAATKETYSKIRKGNFEQLKKNLTFASGLRKAGELRYFRINFVVQRENYREMIPFVKWGEELGVDEVFFTKILNWGTYSTQEFEQISMMEKDGVTPKKELKEVLESDIIKNSNIVDLGTIQYSHKKDKKGIVENYYMWELEKRGGIIFE
- a CDS encoding PIG-L family deacetylase, with product MELLKNSIWNHFREKSVLIIVPHQDDELFLCGTILGCLRKVTKKIYVAFTTNGDCGNNFYVRKKESIKALSVYGISKKNIIFMGYGDQYKSEYGHMYHAPKDAVLMSKAGFDTTYGNESCMIVNGIQHKYTLDNYMNDMLQIIDFLLPDVIFCNDLDWHPEHRFASLVFDRIMGILLKKRELYYPEIYKGFVYFLGWDGILDYDKSHLENTKKPHRVKLGDKRFEIGNPYFLWRDRIAFPVDIEENFFFKNKLYRSINKYHFSQNAKRFFYSMMNSDAVFWLRETNNILLKASIKVSSGNAKYLNDFVIADTSAITEKIMPFDRSVWYPSSCDKNPKINIELDKATEVSRLVFFRDTNSLTEKECLIDMKIRGIKAGKPCYVKITHTIRKYDIKSVINIDEKIKITNIDICMNANKVGLSEIEIIEKKQSIPDFIKIMINGIYAYRYIINADEDELSVYVKKSAAFLDDVAKEVSDVSPHKGAVLWRDDKIFLSKNFKSCNLRAYLKNNKQVYDIVRLIRK
- a CDS encoding rhamnan synthesis F family protein encodes the protein MQTKNRFLIYVFYDFQGYVENYVRFMLKELNKYYKKIVIIVNGEIHEDGFLFFRSISDQIVTRSNYGYDGGAYKDAILNYLKNENWKSWYELTLMNDSFYGPIFPMDEVFELMDTKNVDFWGMTKLSHGIWYDGTSIPEHIQSYFITFRNSILRSEDFLAFWKGYKSINDFNKTVCDFEVYLTDFFSERKYSYTTYTELKGTIPNQDETKNTWMDYAYECLKYCRMPFIKKKAFTVTNYGNAIKALDYIKNESEYDTQYIDEHIKRLDKNKQLIGRGIPYSFFELEHFFETHSRVFLYGNGNMKDCLKDYFDLTGKKIEGVIVSDKQNEATYTLDEIYLKSNDGIIISVGSKYADEIYEILKKNKIDDKNIIRPIF
- a CDS encoding carbamoyltransferase encodes the protein MIILGISCLYHDSAACLIKDGNIIAAAQEERFTRIKHDSRIPENAMKYCLKEAGIKAEELDAVVYYDNPLIMTDRFMDNLAFLGEECDSLLNNSFDMIFSWKLWIHEKLKDVLGSLGKHGKLLVTKHHISHAASAFYPSPFEDAVILTIDGVGEWTTTAIGIGHGNEVKLLEEIKYPHSIGMFYSAFTYFCGFKVNSGEYKFMGLAPYGKPIYYDKIKENVISIMPDGSFCLNLDYFDFYRGTTMINESKFEELFGGTRRKSESRITKREMDIAASVQKITEEMIIGIAKHAKEKYGQNINNLVLAGGVALNCVANGKLTKEKIFYNVWIQPASDDAGGALGCALYAYYDFFKNDREVVLPDGMNGSLLGPKYDNIEIENTLKRYGAKYKKIEDKEVWAEKIAEFLTQGKICGLMMGRLEFGPRALGDRSIIADSRSEEMQSKLNLKIKYRESFRPFAPIVLDERRDDYFDLPCDSPYMLKVGNVSEKRRLPFDIDEELERFDNDMLKSVSVPRSDVPAITHVDYSARVQTVDNKRNPDLHLIMEKFNEMTGCGVLVNTSFNVRGEPIVCTPEDAYKCFMRTDMDVLVIEDYILHKEEQPEFCEDKDWRAEYELD
- a CDS encoding methyltransferase domain-containing protein, which produces MKKIRDKAFQKIHGSIQTIQKYSPCARHIRMEESADRKFIKNYVLSCIPYIKENPEILEFDGGVVYADLIINEKGGSVSYATKVGRLNRNNPITYQFDLTKTVLDKKFDLIIATQVLGSFVDPLKIMRQFMDMLKPSGVLIVTVSGPAYPQIRGLISFYSKEGLTQIGREVFKAKNVINIRSYGNLASAICMLNYLSNEITNNIDEDEDYNHEVINGILCVNS
- a CDS encoding DUF616 domain-containing protein, whose amino-acid sequence is MRVGLFGAGRIGISFLNDYIKKYGYIGDIACFIDNNSDKVGGAIDGIPIISVDKAAELDIDLYVICSQFELEIRKQLNVRGIEDTCIKNHFAFKRMKYSLEKYVLQYGKNKCGGDGIKCDSLVVYTAITGGYDVLNIPLYRDDKITYVCFSNDRNLKSDFWNIEYIEDPNINNIMLSKRFKIHPERYFKEYEISVWVDGKFLIRDDLRRYINKYIKKSPILCFPHPERNCIYDEAACCIAEHKGVKKDLVRQISHYYNGGYPFDAGLFEMGCIVRNHNDENVIRLMNAWEEEIIKYSYRDQISFPYVCWKMNLYPDISDLDINDNDYLFMNRFLLREEKSGNTK